The sequence GTAAAAAATCGTATTACTTTTGATACACTATTTGATACATGGTGTAGTAAAATAGCGCAAAAAAGTAATAATGTAGAGGAAAGAAAAATTCGTTATTGCATTGTAAATCAATGTATTATGATAGTATTGTAAAATAGCGAAAATATAACTATCCCTTCTTAAAAATAAAATATAAAAATATTTGCAAATATTCTATCTGTTTAAGATTTTGCGTGAGAATGGCAGGCAAGGTGCTTGCAGAATGGAAAAGATAAACGCAATAAGGTGTGTTTATACAAATGTTGTGCATAATTAAACGAAACAGAAATGTCAGATAACAAAGAAAATAAAGCTAACTGGAAGCCCACAGATAAAAGATTTGTAGCATTTTTAGATATATTGGGTTTTAAAGACTTGGTTATGAGAAATACCCATGATGAAATATATCAAATATTAAATCAAATATCAAAAAGCAAAAAATTAATAGAAGAAGCCACAAAGTTTGAAGAAATTTCAAAGGTATTTGGTGATGTTGAAGTTTATGTAGTAAGCTTTTCAGATTCTATTGTAATCTTTTCAAAAAACGATAGTATTGAAAATTTCAAATATTTTCTATTAGCGACTAGGTGGTTTTTTACAGGTGCATTTAATAAACAAATACCTATAAAAGGAGCAATGGCACACGGTGAAATTAGTTTGAATAAGAAGGAACAGATTTATTTTGGGCAACCAATAATTGATGCTTATTTAATGGAAGAAGATGTGAATTATATGGGCATTGTCGCTCATAATAGTATTGACAATTATATTTCAAAAATTGAAGAAGAATCAGTTCTAAAGAGTATTGAGAGATTGTTGTTTGAAGAAAAAACTCCACTAAAATGTGGTAGCTTGACTCATACAAATCTCAATTGGTTCAAGATAATTAAGAAAACCGATGAAGAGTTTAATATTCAGTATTTAAAATCTAAGATTAATTTATTCAAAAAAACGACATCTGGTACTGCAAGAAAATATATTGATAATACTTTTAATATCTTAGAAAAAATAGAGGGTAGTTTATAAATTAACTATGCACAACACACAATATAGCCAATAAGGGTTTCAGTGGTATGCGAAGGTTTGTAGCCCCCTTCAATTTTTCGTGTACCATGATAGGAAATCGCCCGCAATCCCTTACTGGCCAGTTAGCAGCAAGCTTAAAAAAACAAAGCAATCTATGAGAATTTTTATTAGTTGGTCAGGAGACGTAAGTAAGCAAATAGGAGAAGCCATTAAAGATTGGCTACCCGCTGTGTTACAAAATGTCAAACCCTATTTTACTCCAAATGATATTGAAAAAGGAGCACGCTGGAATGCAGATATTTCAAAAGAATTAGAGCATTGTAAGTTAGGAATATTTATATATACAAAGGATAATATTGACAGCCAATGGATGTTGTTTGAAGCAGGTGCAATTAGTAAAATGTTGGACAATTCAAAAGTTTGTCCCATTTTGTTTGGGCTAGACAATGCTGATTTTAAAGGACCACTTACACAATTTCAAACGTCACAATTTCAAAAGACAGATTTTAGAAAATTAGTTTACTCAATCAATAATAGTCTTTCTGAACAAAAACTAGAGGAAAAAGTATTAGATGAAGTTTTTGAAATGTGGTGGCCAAAACTTGAAAATAAGGTTAATAAACTTTTAGATGCTAATAAGGTAGAAAACATTGCTGTTAGAAATGACCGAGAACTTCTTGAAGAAATACTTGCGATTTCTAGAATTACAGCAAAACGTACAATAGAAACAGGTAAGTCAAACTCAAAAAGAAGATATAATACAGAAGTTTATGAAAAACTTGTGTCGAGCTTTATTTTTGGAACAGAAACTATTTTTGAAATAGATTGGGAACATACCAAGTCTTGTTTAGAAGGTGATAATCTTCAATACTTCGTTGCACAAAATGGGGACTTTTTAAATCCTAATGTAAATGATGAAGGAAATAACTGGGCTAATAGGGTTGGGTTTTTAGAATCTTATCGAAAACTTAAGTCATTCATCGAAGAATATGGATTAAGAAAAAGAGATTCATATTTTGACCCTGAAAACGAACCTCCATTTTAATTAAAGCCTGCTGCTAACATGGGTATTTGCAATAGTGCGGCTTGAAGTTAAATGATCAACTTAGGTAATTTTATGTAACTTTAGTGCAAAACTCGGCTGACGGAATACTATTACCGCACCATCGCAAATACCTAATCCGTTGCCTGTAATTGTATACAGACTTCACTATAAACTGAATCACATAAAGTAATGGACAAAATAATCAGCACAGAACCTAATTGGATAATTACAACCTTAATTGGAACTGTTATTGGTTATTTATACCCTTACTTTATTAAAGGAATTATTTACATTGGCAGACTTCTCTTTACTAAACATTATTTAACTGGACAATGGAATAGCTACTACCAAATTTGGGAGAATAATTTAGCAGTAATCAAACACGAAAAATGGACTGTATCATTAGGATACAATAGCAAACTTAAAGTGAAAATAAAAACTGTAGCAGAAGGTAATTTGAATTATTCTGGAGAACTTACAGAAGAAAGGGGACATTTGATTGTAACATTAAAAGCTAAAGAATATGATGAGAGAGTATTTGGACGATACCCAATTCCAATTCCAAGTAATGACGCAACTGTTGTAGGACTTTGGTTGGGAGTTGATTTTAATGCACACGCAACTGTTGGAGCAAACATACTTTCGAGAATAGAGCTTGACAATGAAAAAATAATAATTCTGTTAAGAGAATACACAGAAGTTGATACTGAAAATGAAATGATAAGGCTAAAGCACTAATTCAAGAAACATTTGACAAAACAACTACAGGCAACATTGGGTTTGCTGCAATTTGGGCTTGACGTTGTAAGCATCAACTTTTGTAATTCTATTGGGCATTTGTGCAAATGTTGGGCTGACGTTTTTCAAATACCCCACCATTGCCAATATGTGGATTGTTAGTTGCAAGCATTGTGGGACAATTTTAACATAAAACTATTTAGAAGAAATAAACATTAGTATGAGTAACCTTGACTTTTCAAAAATTGCTTCAAAAGTTTTGACTCAACAACTTGAGACACAAATCAAGGAATACAAAGTATTTTACAAGACGCATTTGCGAAATGTAAAAGACCGACAATTAGTTTTATCACAACTCGACAACCTTTGTATAAGGTTTCAAAAAATATCACAAAAAATAGATTTTCTTTCCGACCCAGAAAGATATAAACTTGAAGAAGAAACTGAAAAACTTTTAAAGAAGTATTTCAATAACGATATTTTTGAACTTTATAACAAAAAAATACCAACCCCTGAAGCGAAGCGAAAAATCCCTAATCCTGAAAATAAATTTTGGCTTACAGTTCTTGACTCAGTTTATCAAGCTGTTGAAGTCACAGCAGAACAGGTAAAACAAGAATTGGTTTATAAGACAGACTTTGTTACTTTTCTAAATAACTGTTTACTGTATTTTGGTTTACATCCAAATATTTTAAAGAGAGATAATACTATTTATAAACGCTATAATTGTGTTTTAGAACATCACTTTAAATCACCAAAGATAAAGCAGACAGAGTCTAAAATTTTATTAAAGAAGGAAATCTTGCAAGCTGAATTTCTAACTCCATATGAAAAGAAATTGCCAATTAGAATAAATGGGAAACTAATTCCATTCGAGGACATTTATCAAATCAAAATCACTTCAACTATTTTACAAGATGACGAGATAGAACTGTTTGCTGCTAAAAATAAATTTACATGGACTGACAATTCTAAAGACTATGTTGCTTTCATAAATAATTGCCATGACGAAACCGAACAACTACATAATAATCCATATTTGATTGGCCAAGACAAAGAGAGATTTAGAAATCATAATACTTTCTTTGTTCATCCAACAAGAATTTTGGAATTACAAAAGATAAAAAACAATAAGTTCGACCTAATAAAACTTATTCAACTATGTGAAGAATTAAATAATGCTTCTTCATCAAAAAATCCATTTAGTTTAACTTTTCTAGCGAGAGCAATTATTGACCACACTCCACCGATATTTGGGTTCAGTAATTTTTCAGAAGTAGCAAATAATTATTCAGGTGGGACAAGAAGTTTTAAGAAATCAATGCAAAACTTAGACAATTCATTGCGTAATATTGCAGACAACAACATACATTCACAAGTAAGAAAAAAAGAAGTCTTGCCAACCACAACTCAAGTTGATTTTACGCAAGAGCTTGACCTGCTTCTGAGTGAAATCGTGAGAATTTTAGAGTAAACAACAACTTCGGACGAACGGTAGCACAGCCATCAACACACTTTTAGCATCAGGAAGGGTAACGTGCAAACTTGAGGTTCTGTACCTTCAATTTTCTACCTGAATGCAAAGCCCGAAATCTTTTTGAAACCCGCCACCAACTTACCCAGTTGGTGGCTTTTTCTTGTCCTTTTGAGTGAATCAATCCACCGATAGATTGCGCCATAAACTTTAATAGTTCATGGCCTCTACCACTCAAGCACAATCACAGATTACCGTTATCACTGATGCCAAACAAAGCATCAATGAGTTAGGACGGCTGCAACTCAAAGCCGCCGATTTTGCCAAAGAAATCAAAGACTCCAAAAAGAGCTTTGATGAGTTCAATCGCTCCAGTACAGCCCTTTCCCGCATGGGCGAAGGCATCAAACGCCTTAGCATAGAAGCCGCTCAATTCAAGCAGGCAATGACCGCCAACAAAACGGCTGCCGAGCAATTCAGCAAGTCCACTGCTGATTTGGGCAAAGTAAACACCGAGC comes from Flexibacter flexilis DSM 6793 and encodes:
- a CDS encoding TIR domain-containing protein, whose translation is MRIFISWSGDVSKQIGEAIKDWLPAVLQNVKPYFTPNDIEKGARWNADISKELEHCKLGIFIYTKDNIDSQWMLFEAGAISKMLDNSKVCPILFGLDNADFKGPLTQFQTSQFQKTDFRKLVYSINNSLSEQKLEEKVLDEVFEMWWPKLENKVNKLLDANKVENIAVRNDRELLEEILAISRITAKRTIETGKSNSKRRYNTEVYEKLVSSFIFGTETIFEIDWEHTKSCLEGDNLQYFVAQNGDFLNPNVNDEGNNWANRVGFLESYRKLKSFIEEYGLRKRDSYFDPENEPPF